A stretch of the Festucalex cinctus isolate MCC-2025b chromosome 20, RoL_Fcin_1.0, whole genome shotgun sequence genome encodes the following:
- the LOC144008937 gene encoding uncharacterized protein LOC144008937 produces MYTRRRPNYEEELFGVENELDLQLLDDLCEKPRVVLHTADISEDVLNERKRPGCTPMKEEEEDEEFLHLNEEEEQQSPYIKKEEEPEHPPYIKEEEEEEDICKLPSTGVHLKSEDESQSEENGRAETPSSNSCHTDDEGDHCGGSPSGGLLAPLSVGDMSSHAPHADDDNNVESEGDTTCHTEKKHCKCSQCGKTYANKSNLKRHMITHAREKPFACLVCGQRFSQKGSVKIHARMHTGEKPFACLICGKRFSRKTNLEIHTRTHTGEKPFACSICGQTFSGKDNLKTHTRSHTDEKPFCCSFCGQRFAHRNSLNKHTRTHTGEKPFACLICSQTFSQKAQLGSHSRTHTGEKPFACSVCGQRYSQKGSLTRHTRSHTGEQPFACSVCGQRFSRKTNFKMHTRTHNDEKLFTC; encoded by the coding sequence ACATCAGTGAAGATGTTCTTAATGAGCGAAAAAGGCCAGGGTGCACTCCCatgaaagaggaagaggaggatgaagagtTCCTCCACTTgaatgaggaagaggagcagcAGTCCCCTTACATTAAAAAAGAGGAGGAGCCAGAACACCCTCCTTAtatcaaagaggaggaggaggaagaagatatCTGCAAGTTGCCGTCAACTGGTGTccatttaaagagtgaagatgaaagtCAAAGTGAGGAGAATGGAAGGGCGGAGACTCCAAGCAGCAACTCATGTCACACTGATGACGAGGGAGACCACTGTGGAGGGTCACCATCGGGTGGCCTCTTAGCTCCACTATCAGTTGGTGACATGTCGTCACATGCTCCTCAcgctgatgatgataataatgtcgAGTCTGAAGGTGATACGACTTGTCACACTGAGAAAAAACACTgtaaatgttctcagtgtggaaaaacatatGCTAATAAGAGCAATTTGAAGCGACACATGATAACGCACGCtcgagagaaaccttttgcttgcTTAGTTTGTGGCCAAAGGTTCTCTCAGAAGGGAAGTGTAAAAATACACGCAAGAATGCACacaggtgagaaaccttttgcctgcttaaTTTGTGGCAAACGATTCTCTCGTAAGACAAACTtagaaatacacacaagaacccacactggtgagaaaccttttgcttgctctATTTGTGGTCAGACATTTTCTGGAAAGGacaacttaaaaacacacacaagaagccACACTGATGAGAAGCCTTTTTGCTGCTCattttgtggtcaaagattcgCTCATAGGAATAGTCTAAATAAACACACAAGGACCCatactggtgagaaacctttcgcCTGCTTAATTTGTAGCCAAACGTTCTCTCAGAAGGCACAATTAGGAAGTCActcaagaacccacactggtgagaaaccttttgcctgctcagtttgtggccaaAGGTACTCTCAGAAGGGAAGCTTAACAAGACACACAAGATCCCACACTGGTGAGCAACCTttcgcctgctcagtttgtggccaaCGATTCTCTCGTAAGACAAACTTTAAAatgcacacaagaacccacaatGATGAAAAACTTTTTACCTGCTAA